Proteins co-encoded in one Euzebyales bacterium genomic window:
- the secF gene encoding protein translocase subunit SecF, with protein MTTATAPRSGRLKRFFEGETHIDFVGRSRLWLLITVALLVLSALAMAVRGLNFGIDFTGGSSMIIEGATETFTAEDVRDVLSEIGIDEATVQLTTDGTGVLISTTALDEVAGVQQREVVTALADLTGADPQQIEVSAIGPRWGQQISRQALEGLAVFLVLVTIYISIRFEWRMALAALLTLLHDVVVTIGIYALVGFQVTPASVIALLTILGYSLYDTVVVFDRVTEDTQRLGSSASRTYSEVANQSLNGVLVRSLSTSITSLLPVGALLFIGAQLLGATTLEDLALALFIGMAVGTYSSLVVATPLLCWLKEREPRWAELRHRLETRRGGAA; from the coding sequence ATGACAACTGCGACGGCACCGCGCAGCGGCCGCCTCAAGCGGTTCTTCGAGGGCGAGACGCACATCGACTTCGTCGGCCGGTCGCGCCTGTGGCTGCTCATCACGGTGGCGCTGCTGGTGCTGTCTGCACTGGCCATGGCCGTGCGCGGCCTGAACTTCGGCATCGACTTCACCGGTGGCTCGTCGATGATCATCGAGGGCGCGACCGAGACGTTCACCGCCGAGGACGTCCGGGATGTCCTCAGTGAGATCGGGATCGACGAGGCCACGGTTCAACTGACGACCGACGGAACCGGCGTGCTGATCTCGACGACGGCGCTCGACGAGGTCGCAGGAGTCCAGCAGCGCGAGGTGGTCACCGCGCTGGCTGACCTGACCGGCGCCGACCCGCAGCAGATCGAGGTCAGCGCGATCGGACCGCGCTGGGGGCAGCAGATCAGCCGGCAGGCACTGGAGGGCCTCGCGGTGTTCCTGGTGCTTGTCACGATCTACATCTCGATCCGCTTCGAGTGGCGCATGGCGCTCGCCGCGCTGCTGACGCTGCTGCATGACGTGGTGGTGACGATCGGAATCTACGCTCTGGTCGGTTTCCAGGTGACGCCGGCGTCTGTCATCGCGCTGCTGACGATCCTGGGCTACTCGCTGTACGACACGGTGGTCGTGTTCGACAGGGTGACCGAGGACACCCAACGCCTGGGCTCGAGTGCATCGCGCACCTACTCCGAGGTCGCGAACCAGTCACTCAACGGCGTGCTCGTGCGCTCGCTGTCGACGTCGATCACGTCGCTGCTGCCGGTGGGCGCGCTGCTGTTCATCGGCGCGCAGCTCCTGGGTGCCACGACCTTGGAGGACCTGGCGCTGGCGTTGTTCATCGGCATGGCCGTCGGCACCTACTCCTCGCTGGTCGTCGCCACGCCACTGCTGTGCTGGCTCAAGGAGCGCGAGCCCCGTTGGGCCGAGCTGCGCCATCGCCTGGAGACCCGGCGCGGCGGCGCGGCGTGA
- a CDS encoding adenine phosphoribosyltransferase, protein MRIWFDASILAEHVRDVPNFPNEGVTFKDITPLLGNPAAFSSAVDAIVVSFGRGSIDKVVGIEARGFILATPVAYHFGAGFVPMRKRGKLPRETYQETYDLEYGTETLEVHADAFDDGDRVLIVDDVLATGGTAAAACGLVTRAGGHVAGLAFLIELTFLGGADRISGHDYTSLLTY, encoded by the coding sequence ATGAGGATCTGGTTCGACGCGTCGATCCTGGCCGAGCACGTCCGCGACGTGCCCAACTTCCCCAACGAAGGCGTGACCTTCAAGGACATCACGCCGCTGCTGGGGAACCCCGCGGCGTTCTCGAGCGCCGTCGATGCCATCGTGGTCAGCTTCGGCCGCGGCTCGATCGACAAGGTCGTGGGCATCGAGGCCCGCGGGTTCATCCTCGCAACGCCCGTCGCGTACCACTTCGGCGCGGGGTTCGTGCCGATGCGCAAGCGGGGCAAGCTGCCGCGCGAGACGTACCAGGAGACCTACGACCTCGAATACGGTACCGAGACGCTCGAGGTCCACGCCGACGCCTTCGACGACGGCGACCGGGTGCTGATCGTCGACGACGTTCTCGCCACCGGGGGCACCGCCGCGGCGGCGTGTGGGCTGGTCACACGCGCCGGCGGGCACGTCGCCGGTCTCGCGTTCCTCATCGAGCTGACCTTCCTCGGTGGCGCCGACCGCATCTCGGGGCACGACTACACGAGCCTGCTCACCTACTGA